The DNA segment GACAAAGAATTCGCCAAGTCGCACAAGCGGGCTTCAGAAATTTTAGTGTCATTAGCCTTTAGGCGGGAATGGATCATCGCCATAGGTAAACTCTGTACGAATTTGACCATTGTCTTTTCGGTGAACCACAACCTGGCTTCTATCAACATTCTGAGCGAAACCACGTGCAACATTTACAGCTTGCTGCTGGGTGTCAAAATTACCGGAGGACTTTTTGCCCTCCAGCTTTGTACATGCCAACTATCGTCTGATTTGTTGAATGTCACATGATAGCTAGTTCTTTTAGCCATTTTTTCTCCCTTTGCCTTTCGGCAAGTTATTGATTTTCAAGTCGATATCTTTGTTCAACTTGAAGATTCTGTACTTCCCAACCGTTGCGCTGCATCAATCTCACCATTTGGTCATAGACAGGTGAATCGTCTTGTGGTCCAATCATAGTTACGACGAGTGCAACGTTTTGCTCCCTGTTGGTCAGGTGCAAAACCGCTTCTATTGAGCATTTTCCATGGTGAGTCTCCACATATCACCACTGATGCCCCTCGAAATTTTTCTACGATAAACTTTTACCGGTGACCACTTAAAACCATGCTCACAAGCGTTTTTCCCGGGTATAGGTATCTCCGGACTCGATAGGAATTCTTTCTTATGCTTTCGCTTTTTGTTTTAGGGTCATATTTGTAGGTGCCAAGAGACATCTACATTGGTTCTGCAATACTCGCTACCAGCGTTAGGGTCTAATGGTGGATCGTAGACTAGGGTGACTAAGATCTCACCAATGACTGCTCCATCTTGGTTTCGCATGCAGTCAGGTATGGGGAAATCATTTTTCTCGTAAATAAGACCGGGTTTCAGATCGACATTGAAAACCAGAGCACCTATTCTGAGCGCAGCTTAGTACCTCATCTACAGATGAGGGTACTCCAAAGCCTTTGTAAGGAAACTCGCTTGGAGTACTCTTTTCGCTGTTCAAAAGAGCTGATTGAATAGTCAGTGCATTGACAAGATTTCTGGTTGGTTTAAGTAAACCCGATCGAACATGAGCGACAATAGAAGAAACAATCGGGCATGGCCAAAAGCTAGTTCCGATGTCTTCAGCAATATTGCCTTGACCGTCAAACGATAA comes from the Candidatus Obscuribacter sp. genome and includes:
- a CDS encoding DUF2188 domain-containing protein codes for the protein MACTKLEGKKSSGNFDTQQQAVNVARGFAQNVDRSQVVVHRKDNGQIRTEFTYGDDPFPPKG